One genomic window of [Clostridium] scindens ATCC 35704 includes the following:
- the hydF gene encoding [FeFe] hydrogenase H-cluster maturation GTPase HydF — protein MSLNNTPSSERVHIGIFGRRNAGKSSIINALTGQSLAIVSDVKGTTTDPVLKAMELLPLGPVVMIDTPGLDDEGELGALRIQKAYQVLNKTDIAVLVVDGTAGMTREDLLILDRIKDKKIPYVIVMNKADLAGPGAASQAAPSDTPDEHVIWVSATASRNIHELKELIAGLAPADDGDRRIVGDLIHPSDFVVLVVPIDKAAPKGRLILPQQQTIRDILESDATAIVAKEDELSRTLETLGKKPSLVITDSQVFAKVSKATPQDIPLTSFSILFARYKGNLKTVVNGARYLDSLKENDTVLISEGCTHHRQCEDIGTVKLPRWIQEYTGKKLNFTFTSGTEFPLELNPYQLIVHCGGCTLNEREMKYRLKCAQDADVPMTNYGTAIAYMQGILERSLDIFPSLDYI, from the coding sequence ATGAGTCTAAATAACACGCCCTCTTCCGAGCGGGTACACATCGGCATCTTCGGCAGGCGCAACGCCGGGAAATCCAGCATCATCAATGCCCTGACCGGACAAAGCCTGGCAATCGTATCGGATGTCAAGGGCACCACCACCGACCCTGTGCTAAAGGCCATGGAACTGCTTCCTCTTGGCCCTGTCGTCATGATCGATACGCCAGGGCTGGATGACGAAGGAGAACTTGGAGCGCTGCGGATCCAGAAGGCATACCAGGTGCTTAACAAGACGGATATCGCCGTCCTGGTGGTTGACGGCACGGCTGGCATGACCCGCGAAGACCTTCTTATTCTTGACCGGATCAAGGATAAGAAAATCCCATATGTGATCGTCATGAACAAGGCTGACCTAGCCGGCCCGGGTGCAGCGTCTCAGGCCGCTCCTTCGGACACGCCGGATGAGCACGTCATCTGGGTCAGTGCAACCGCCAGCCGGAACATCCATGAACTGAAGGAACTGATCGCAGGCCTTGCCCCCGCCGATGACGGCGACCGTCGCATTGTAGGGGATTTGATCCATCCTTCCGATTTCGTAGTGCTGGTAGTTCCCATAGATAAGGCTGCCCCTAAGGGCCGCCTCATCCTGCCTCAGCAGCAGACGATACGGGATATCCTGGAATCGGATGCCACGGCCATCGTGGCCAAGGAAGATGAACTAAGCCGTACCCTTGAGACTCTTGGGAAAAAGCCATCTCTGGTCATCACGGACAGCCAGGTCTTTGCCAAAGTTTCGAAGGCCACCCCGCAGGACATTCCTCTGACTTCTTTTTCTATCTTATTTGCAAGGTATAAGGGGAATCTTAAGACTGTAGTAAATGGGGCCAGATACCTGGATTCTCTGAAGGAGAATGACACGGTACTGATCTCGGAAGGCTGCACCCACCACCGTCAGTGCGAAGATATCGGAACGGTAAAACTGCCACGCTGGATACAGGAGTATACCGGCAAGAAATTGAACTTTACGTTTACCAGCGGGACGGAATTCCCACTGGAACTAAATCCCTATCAGTTGATCGTCCATTGTGGCGGCTGCACGCTGAATGAGCGGGAGATGAAATACCGTCTCAAATGCGCACAGGATGCCGACGTTCCCATGACCAATTACGGAACGGCCATCGCATATATGCAGGGCATCCTGGAACGCAGTCTAGACATATTTCCATCTTTAGATTATATTTAG
- a CDS encoding putative ABC transporter permease, which translates to MRAYIEERKNEILAISPFADLNYERAYSATSLILMFFLFSFTGWIWEVLIHIIEDGMIINRGLLLGPWLPIYGTGGVLILMLLKRWRSQPLITMGLIMLLCGTVEYITSIGLEFFFGQRWWDYSDMLFNFQGRICLEGLLIFGIGGLFFIYLIAPKIDNLLQTVSQKAKMYLCVALSFLFVVDLIRSFLSPNMGFGITG; encoded by the coding sequence ATGAGAGCATATATTGAAGAAAGGAAAAATGAAATACTTGCCATCAGTCCATTTGCGGATCTTAACTATGAGCGTGCATATTCCGCCACATCCCTGATCTTGATGTTCTTCCTCTTTTCCTTTACCGGATGGATCTGGGAAGTCCTGATCCACATCATAGAAGACGGAATGATCATCAACCGCGGCCTTCTTCTCGGGCCATGGCTTCCCATCTACGGAACCGGCGGCGTCCTTATCCTGATGCTGTTAAAAAGATGGCGCAGCCAGCCGCTTATAACCATGGGGCTCATCATGCTCTTATGCGGAACCGTCGAATACATTACCAGCATTGGCCTGGAGTTCTTTTTCGGGCAAAGATGGTGGGATTACAGTGACATGCTCTTTAACTTCCAGGGCAGGATATGCCTGGAAGGCCTGCTGATCTTCGGCATCGGAGGGCTGTTCTTCATCTACCTGATCGCGCCCAAGATCGACAACCTGCTTCAAACCGTATCGCAGAAGGCGAAAATGTACCTGTGCGTGGCATTATCCTTCCTCTTTGTTGTAGACTTGATTCGTTCCTTCCTGTCCCCGAATATGGGATTCGGAATCACGGGGTAA
- a CDS encoding NAD-dependent protein deacylase encodes MYEEEVSRLQRIIDDSGNIVFFGGAGVSTESNIPDFRSADGLYLQKYKYSPEQIVSHSFFVSRTEDFYEFYKNKMMFLDAKPNPAHCKLAQLETAGKLTAVITQNIDGLHQAAGSRNVLELHGSILRNYCQRCGKSYDAAYVKNSEGIPKCSCGGTIKPDVVLYEESLDSRTVDKSIRAISEADTLIIGGTSLIVYPAAGFIDYFRGRHLVVINKSATAKEVGAELTIAAPIGEVMGRIEVR; translated from the coding sequence ATGTATGAAGAGGAAGTAAGCAGGTTACAGAGGATTATTGACGACAGCGGCAACATCGTGTTTTTCGGGGGCGCAGGCGTATCCACGGAGAGTAATATTCCGGATTTTCGGAGCGCTGACGGGCTCTACCTGCAGAAGTATAAGTACTCCCCGGAACAGATCGTTAGCCACAGTTTCTTTGTGAGCAGAACGGAAGATTTTTATGAATTCTATAAGAACAAGATGATGTTTCTGGATGCGAAGCCCAATCCGGCCCACTGTAAGCTTGCCCAGTTGGAAACGGCTGGCAAGCTTACGGCGGTTATCACCCAGAATATTGACGGACTTCACCAGGCGGCAGGAAGCAGGAACGTGCTGGAACTGCACGGGAGTATTCTGCGCAATTACTGCCAGAGATGCGGCAAGTCCTATGATGCGGCCTATGTGAAGAACTCCGAAGGAATTCCCAAGTGCTCCTGTGGAGGCACAATCAAGCCGGATGTGGTGCTATATGAAGAAAGCCTGGACTCCCGGACGGTGGATAAGAGCATCCGGGCAATCAGCGAGGCGGATACGCTCATCATCGGCGGGACGTCTCTCATCGTGTATCCGGCGGCAGGATTCATCGATTACTTCCGTGGCAGGCACCTGGTGGTGATCAATAAGAGCGCTACCGCAAAAGAAGTAGGAGCAGAACTGACGATTGCGGCGCCTATCGGAGAAGTGATGGGGAGGATCGAAGTAAGGTAA
- a CDS encoding HAD family hydrolase — protein MVRGVIFDMDGLMFDTERLATVLWNQVGDELKIDMTEEFLDSFRGQNPAAIRNAFLQRFGQEFDFDGCMGRKDELQHRYIEEKGVPLKEGLPELLEYLKGQDIRMAVATSTQQSLAEKMLKIAGVYEYFDAVAYGNKVKRSKPFPDIFQKAAEDLGVPMRECLVLEDSISGVQAGKAAGGYIIHIPDVVVVPEEVKDGITAELGSLRDVIDWIERGN, from the coding sequence ATGGTACGAGGCGTAATATTTGACATGGACGGCCTGATGTTTGATACGGAACGTCTGGCAACGGTTCTGTGGAACCAGGTAGGCGATGAACTTAAGATTGACATGACGGAGGAATTCCTGGACAGTTTCCGGGGACAGAATCCGGCGGCAATTCGTAATGCCTTTCTTCAAAGATTTGGACAGGAGTTTGATTTTGACGGCTGCATGGGGCGCAAAGATGAATTGCAGCACCGCTATATCGAGGAAAAAGGCGTTCCTTTAAAAGAAGGCCTGCCGGAACTCCTGGAATATCTGAAGGGACAGGATATCCGTATGGCGGTGGCTACCTCCACCCAGCAGTCGCTGGCTGAGAAGATGCTGAAGATTGCCGGAGTCTATGAGTATTTTGACGCAGTCGCCTATGGGAATAAAGTAAAGCGCAGCAAGCCATTTCCGGATATTTTCCAGAAAGCGGCGGAAGATCTGGGCGTGCCAATGAGGGAGTGCCTGGTGCTGGAGGACAGTATATCCGGCGTGCAGGCGGGAAAGGCGGCCGGCGGCTATATTATCCACATTCCGGATGTGGTGGTGGTGCCGGAGGAAGTCAAAGATGGAATTACGGCTGAACTTGGCAGTCTAAGGGATGTCATTGATTGGATAGAACGCGGAAATTAG
- a CDS encoding MarR family winged helix-turn-helix transcriptional regulator, translating into MENAYATINNILVNLINEIWELEEKAIITEEFKDLTNNDMHVIEAIGLGDGNNMSSIAKKLNITVGSLTTAMNSLVNKKYVERRRSEEDRRVVFVKLTDRGVKAYRHHEDYHRQMTRAILDKLDEAEIPVLVKTLDALSEFFTGYSKNRSQ; encoded by the coding sequence ATGGAAAACGCATACGCAACAATCAACAATATTCTGGTGAACCTGATCAACGAGATCTGGGAATTGGAGGAGAAGGCCATTATTACAGAAGAGTTTAAGGATCTTACGAATAATGACATGCACGTCATCGAGGCCATCGGGCTGGGCGACGGCAACAACATGTCCTCCATAGCCAAGAAGTTGAATATTACCGTAGGCTCCCTGACGACGGCCATGAACAGCCTGGTGAATAAGAAATATGTAGAGCGCAGGCGCAGCGAGGAAGACCGCAGGGTGGTATTCGTGAAGCTCACGGACCGGGGCGTGAAGGCGTACCGGCATCACGAAGACTATCACCGCCAGATGACCCGGGCGATCCTGGATAAGTTGGACGAGGCGGAGATTCCCGTGCTGGTGAAGACCTTGGATGCATTATCGGAATTCTTTACCGGCTATAGCAAGAATCGATCACAATAG
- a CDS encoding NAD(P)H-dependent flavin oxidoreductase, protein MEARPLKMGNIEAKVPLIQGGMGVGISLGRLAGAVAKEGGIGSISAAQIGFKEPDFDTNTKEANLRAIQKEYDKARAIAPDGIIGFNIMVAMRHYEEYVRAAIDAGADLILSGAGLPTDLPRIAGDSRAKLAPIVSTDKSAKVILKYWGRKYKRMPDLLVIEGPKAGGHLGFTKEQLKAYDQAAYDAEVSDILDTVRSYEEEFQCRIPVALAGGIENKAQAEHAFSLGVDAIQAATRFVTTEECDAHIKYKEAYLNAKETDIVIVKSPVGMPGRAILNPFMEKVMAGERIPHSSCHGCLQKCNPSEIPYCITDALVHAARGEVDDALLFCGAYAYKADHLETVKEVIDSLMPERV, encoded by the coding sequence ATGGAAGCAAGACCATTGAAAATGGGGAATATAGAAGCAAAGGTTCCATTGATACAAGGCGGCATGGGAGTGGGGATCAGCCTGGGCCGTCTTGCCGGGGCCGTTGCGAAAGAGGGCGGCATAGGGAGCATCTCTGCCGCTCAGATTGGTTTTAAGGAGCCGGATTTTGATACGAATACCAAAGAAGCGAACCTCAGGGCCATTCAAAAGGAATACGACAAGGCGAGGGCAATCGCGCCGGATGGAATCATCGGATTTAATATCATGGTAGCGATGCGGCATTATGAAGAGTATGTAAGGGCGGCCATCGATGCCGGTGCGGATCTCATCCTATCCGGCGCAGGACTTCCCACGGATCTGCCAAGAATCGCGGGCGATAGCCGGGCGAAGCTGGCCCCCATCGTCTCCACCGATAAGTCCGCCAAGGTGATCCTGAAGTACTGGGGCAGGAAATATAAGAGGATGCCGGATCTTCTGGTTATCGAAGGGCCGAAGGCCGGAGGGCACCTGGGCTTTACCAAGGAACAGTTAAAAGCCTATGACCAGGCAGCCTATGACGCGGAAGTCAGCGACATATTAGACACGGTGAGGTCCTACGAAGAGGAGTTCCAGTGCCGGATTCCGGTGGCGCTTGCCGGAGGAATAGAAAATAAGGCGCAGGCAGAGCATGCATTTTCGCTGGGAGTAGATGCCATTCAGGCAGCCACCAGATTCGTAACCACAGAAGAGTGCGATGCACATATCAAGTACAAGGAAGCCTATCTGAACGCGAAAGAAACGGATATCGTCATCGTCAAAAGTCCGGTGGGAATGCCAGGGCGCGCAATCTTGAATCCATTTATGGAAAAGGTCATGGCAGGGGAGCGGATTCCTCACAGTTCCTGCCACGGCTGCCTCCAAAAATGCAATCCCAGTGAGATTCCTTACTGCATTACGGATGCTCTCGTACATGCGGCCAGGGGAGAGGTGGATGATGCCCTTCTTTTCTGCGGTGCATACGCCTACAAGGCAGATCATCTGGAAACGGTAAAAGAAGTGATTGATTCTCTGATGCCGGAGAGGGTATAA
- a CDS encoding acetyl-CoA carboxylase carboxyltransferase subunit alpha has product MKLDNMFKKTRLSSGRKNYISLSAAKPEVPEGLLRKCNKCGSAIFAEDVKKDYYICPKCGGYFRVHAYRRIEMVADEDTFEEWDQGLATRNPLDYKGYKEKLEVLKEKTGLDEAVITGKACIHGTEVALGVCDGRFLMASMGEVVGEKIARAVERATEEELPVIIFACSGGARMQEGITSLMQMAKTSAALKRHSDAGLLYISVLTDPTTGGVTASFAMLGDVILAEPKALIGFAGPRVIEQTIGQKLPKGFQRSEFLLEHGFIDGIVERPQLKETLSRILKLHKNEDETEYEEESSIFQIGLKETGEAQIEMEAEEANAALPNNKVANAWDRVQISRMKDRPVGSDYIEALFTDFIEFHGDRYYADDKAIIGGVARFHGKPVTVIAQAKGTNTKENIERNFGMPSPDGYRKALRLMKQAEKFARPVICFVDTPGAFCGLEAEERGQGEAIARNIYEMSGLKVPVLSVIIGEGGSGGALAMATADEVWMLENSIYSILSPEGFASILWKDSTMAKEAAGVMKLTAGDLKRLGIVEQVFPEPAHYTVQNLKKVVTQLERELERFFIAYGKLPAEELTEHRYDRFRKM; this is encoded by the coding sequence ATGAAATTAGACAACATGTTTAAAAAGACCAGACTTTCTTCTGGCAGGAAAAATTATATTTCTTTGAGTGCTGCGAAGCCGGAAGTTCCGGAAGGGCTTCTGCGCAAATGCAATAAGTGCGGCAGTGCCATTTTTGCAGAGGATGTGAAAAAGGACTATTATATCTGTCCAAAATGCGGAGGATATTTCCGTGTCCACGCATACCGCCGCATAGAGATGGTAGCGGATGAAGACACGTTCGAAGAGTGGGATCAGGGACTTGCCACCAGGAATCCGCTGGATTACAAAGGATACAAAGAGAAACTGGAAGTACTTAAGGAAAAGACGGGTCTTGACGAGGCTGTCATTACAGGAAAAGCATGTATTCATGGAACCGAAGTTGCCCTTGGCGTCTGCGACGGACGTTTTCTCATGGCCAGCATGGGCGAAGTGGTGGGCGAGAAGATTGCCCGCGCGGTAGAAAGAGCCACCGAAGAAGAACTTCCGGTGATTATCTTCGCGTGCTCCGGGGGCGCCAGGATGCAGGAGGGGATAACGTCCCTGATGCAGATGGCGAAGACTTCGGCTGCCCTCAAGCGTCATAGCGACGCAGGGCTTCTCTATATCAGCGTACTGACGGATCCTACGACCGGAGGCGTGACGGCCAGTTTCGCCATGCTGGGCGACGTGATACTGGCAGAGCCGAAGGCGCTGATCGGATTCGCAGGTCCCAGGGTTATCGAGCAGACCATCGGGCAGAAACTGCCGAAGGGATTCCAGCGTTCCGAGTTCCTTCTGGAGCACGGATTCATCGACGGAATCGTGGAGCGTCCGCAGTTAAAGGAGACGCTGTCCCGAATCCTGAAACTGCATAAGAATGAGGATGAGACAGAATATGAAGAGGAATCATCTATTTTTCAGATCGGATTGAAAGAAACCGGGGAAGCGCAGATAGAGATGGAGGCAGAGGAAGCAAACGCAGCCCTGCCGAACAACAAGGTGGCAAATGCCTGGGACCGGGTGCAGATTTCCCGTATGAAGGATCGTCCGGTAGGCAGCGACTACATCGAAGCACTGTTTACGGATTTCATAGAATTTCACGGAGACAGATATTATGCCGATGACAAGGCGATCATCGGCGGAGTGGCCAGATTCCACGGCAAGCCGGTGACGGTGATCGCCCAGGCCAAAGGAACCAACACCAAGGAGAACATCGAGCGCAATTTCGGAATGCCATCTCCCGACGGCTACCGCAAGGCACTGAGGCTGATGAAGCAGGCGGAGAAATTCGCCCGTCCGGTCATCTGCTTTGTAGACACGCCGGGAGCATTCTGCGGCCTGGAAGCAGAGGAGAGGGGCCAGGGAGAGGCCATTGCCAGAAACATCTATGAGATGTCAGGCTTAAAAGTCCCGGTACTCTCCGTGATCATCGGAGAAGGCGGAAGCGGCGGCGCCCTTGCCATGGCAACGGCAGACGAGGTATGGATGCTTGAGAACTCCATCTATTCCATCCTCTCGCCGGAAGGATTTGCCAGCATCCTGTGGAAGGACAGCACCATGGCAAAGGAGGCAGCAGGCGTGATGAAGCTGACGGCAGGAGACCTTAAGCGTCTGGGAATCGTGGAGCAGGTATTCCCGGAGCCGGCTCACTATACCGTGCAGAATCTAAAGAAGGTCGTTACGCAACTGGAGCGGGAGCTGGAGCGGTTTTTCATTGCCTATGGGAAACTGCCGGCTGAAGAACTGACGGAGCATAGGTACGATAGATTTCGGAAGATGTAG
- a CDS encoding acetyl-CoA carboxylase biotin carboxylase subunit, with protein MIKKVLIANRGEIAVRIIRACREMGIETVAVYSEADREALHTKLADEAVCIGPAPSSESYLSMDRIISATIVTGADAIHPGFGFLSENAKFAELCEQCNITFIGPDSKVIARLGNKQEARNTMVAAGVPVIPGSKEPIYDAKEGARIADEVGYPVIVKAALGGGGKGMRVANTPEEFQQSFKTAQKETQMAFGDNTMYIEHFVQHPRHIEFQILADGYGNVIHLGERDCSIQRNHQKMIEESPSVALSEELRRKMGDAAVKAAKAAGYVNAGTIEFLLEKNGNFYFMEMNTRIQVEHPVTEWVTGIDLIKEQIRIASGKKLSYAQEDVHLSGHAIECRINAENPEKGFRPSPGTITDMYLPGGKGIRIDAAIYSGYTIPPYYDSMVAKLIVWAKNRNEAIRKMQSALGEIIIEGIDTNVDYQYEILNHPDYLSGDIDIEFIEKM; from the coding sequence ATGATAAAGAAAGTATTAATTGCCAACCGGGGCGAGATTGCAGTGCGTATCATCCGTGCCTGCCGGGAAATGGGGATTGAGACCGTGGCGGTATATTCGGAGGCAGACCGGGAGGCCCTGCATACGAAACTGGCAGACGAGGCGGTCTGCATCGGGCCGGCGCCGTCAAGCGAGAGTTATCTCAGCATGGACCGCATCATCAGCGCAACCATCGTGACTGGCGCGGATGCCATTCATCCGGGATTCGGGTTCCTGTCGGAGAATGCAAAGTTCGCGGAGTTATGCGAGCAGTGCAACATCACCTTTATCGGACCGGACTCCAAGGTGATCGCAAGGCTTGGAAATAAGCAGGAAGCCAGGAATACCATGGTAGCCGCAGGCGTTCCGGTAATTCCCGGAAGCAAGGAGCCAATCTATGACGCGAAAGAAGGTGCCAGGATCGCGGATGAGGTGGGATATCCGGTTATCGTGAAGGCTGCCCTTGGCGGAGGCGGCAAAGGCATGCGCGTGGCCAATACGCCGGAAGAATTCCAGCAGAGCTTCAAAACGGCCCAGAAGGAGACCCAGATGGCCTTCGGCGACAATACCATGTATATCGAGCATTTCGTCCAGCACCCAAGGCATATCGAGTTCCAGATTCTTGCGGATGGCTACGGCAACGTCATCCATCTTGGCGAGCGGGACTGTTCCATCCAGCGGAACCACCAGAAGATGATCGAAGAATCCCCGTCCGTCGCGCTGTCCGAGGAACTTCGAAGGAAGATGGGGGATGCGGCCGTCAAGGCGGCGAAGGCAGCGGGCTATGTAAATGCAGGAACCATAGAATTCCTTCTGGAGAAGAATGGGAACTTCTATTTTATGGAAATGAACACTCGTATCCAGGTAGAGCATCCGGTGACGGAATGGGTGACCGGGATCGATCTGATCAAGGAGCAGATACGAATCGCTTCGGGTAAGAAACTATCTTACGCCCAGGAAGACGTGCATCTGAGCGGCCACGCCATCGAGTGCAGGATTAACGCGGAGAACCCGGAAAAGGGATTCCGCCCGTCTCCGGGCACCATAACGGATATGTATCTGCCGGGCGGCAAGGGAATCCGCATTGATGCGGCAATCTACAGCGGCTATACTATCCCGCCTTACTATGATTCCATGGTGGCGAAGTTGATCGTATGGGCCAAGAACCGCAATGAGGCCATCCGCAAGATGCAGAGCGCCCTTGGGGAGATCATTATTGAAGGAATAGATACCAACGTGGACTACCAGTATGAGATTCTGAACCACCCGGACTATCTCTCCGGGGACATTGACATTGAATTTATTGAGAAAATGTAA
- the fabZ gene encoding 3-hydroxyacyl-ACP dehydratase FabZ, protein MNHLDINQIKQIIPHRHPFLLIDYIEDYEPGQYAVGYKCVSYREEFFAGHFPQEPVMPGVLTVEALAQAGAVAILSMEANKGKIAYFGGINKCKFKGKIVPGDKVRLETKIIKQKGPVGVGEAIASVDGKTVVSAELTFMIG, encoded by the coding sequence ATGAACCATTTAGATATCAACCAGATTAAGCAGATCATCCCCCACCGCCACCCGTTCCTTCTCATTGATTACATCGAGGACTACGAGCCGGGCCAGTATGCCGTGGGGTATAAATGCGTATCATACCGCGAGGAGTTCTTCGCGGGCCATTTTCCGCAGGAACCGGTAATGCCGGGCGTGCTGACGGTGGAGGCGCTGGCGCAGGCAGGCGCGGTCGCCATCTTGAGCATGGAGGCGAACAAGGGGAAGATCGCCTATTTCGGCGGCATCAACAAGTGCAAGTTTAAGGGCAAGATCGTGCCGGGCGACAAGGTGCGCCTGGAGACGAAGATCATTAAGCAGAAAGGCCCTGTAGGCGTGGGCGAGGCGATAGCAAGCGTGGACGGCAAGACGGTCGTAAGCGCAGAGTTGACATTTATGATTGGATAG
- the accB gene encoding acetyl-CoA carboxylase biotin carboxyl carrier protein, producing MEIENLIKIINAVSESELTGLKYEVDGVKLHLTKKQGKVQVVSAAPGGTEISPAGIVTVGNTDAGQKPEGDIVESPLVGTFYAAPSEDAAPFVSVGDTVKKGQTLAIVEAMKLMNEIESEYDGTIAEIYVENGQAVEYGQPLFRIG from the coding sequence ATGGAAATTGAGAATCTTATCAAAATAATCAATGCCGTATCAGAGTCAGAACTGACCGGGTTGAAATATGAAGTAGATGGAGTGAAGCTTCATCTCACGAAAAAACAAGGAAAAGTACAGGTAGTATCCGCAGCGCCGGGTGGAACAGAGATTTCCCCGGCAGGCATAGTTACAGTTGGAAATACTGATGCCGGCCAAAAGCCGGAAGGAGACATCGTGGAATCACCGCTGGTCGGCACCTTTTACGCAGCACCGTCCGAAGACGCAGCGCCATTCGTATCCGTAGGCGATACCGTGAAAAAAGGCCAGACCCTCGCAATCGTAGAAGCCATGAAGTTGATGAACGAAATCGAAAGCGAGTATGACGGAACGATTGCGGAGATTTACGTCGAGAACGGGCAGGCGGTAGAATACGGCCAGCCGCTGTTTCGCATTGGATAA
- the fabF gene encoding beta-ketoacyl-ACP synthase II gives MKRRVVVTGLGAITPIGNSVEEFWNGIKGGKVGIGEITRFDTTDYKVKLAAEVKDFVAKERMDFKAAKRMELFSQYAVAAAKEAYEGAGLEIEKEDAFRAGVIVGSGIGSLQTVEREYEKILTKGPSRVNPLMVPLMISNMAAGNISIQLGFKGKCTNVVTACASGTNCIGDAFRAIQYGDADIMVAGGTESCICPTGVAGFTSLTALSTSQDPKRASIPFDKDRNGFVLGEGAGVVILEELEHAKARCAKIYAELAGYGATGDAYHITSPAEDGSGAAKAMSLAIEEGQIQPSQVDYINAHGTSTHHNDLFETRAIKIALGEAAKDVVVNSTKSMIGHLLGAAGGVEFITCVKTIQEGFIHQTVGSEVADEECDLNYAIGAPVLKDVNYVLTNSLGFGGHNATLLVKKYED, from the coding sequence ATGAAAAGAAGAGTTGTTGTAACCGGACTTGGAGCAATTACGCCGATTGGCAATTCGGTGGAAGAGTTCTGGAATGGGATCAAAGGAGGAAAAGTTGGAATCGGAGAGATTACCAGATTCGATACCACAGATTATAAAGTAAAACTGGCGGCAGAGGTCAAAGACTTCGTGGCAAAAGAGCGGATGGACTTCAAAGCAGCAAAGCGGATGGAACTATTTTCCCAGTATGCGGTGGCTGCCGCAAAGGAAGCTTATGAAGGCGCTGGGCTTGAGATTGAAAAGGAAGACGCATTCCGTGCAGGAGTGATCGTGGGTTCCGGAATCGGAAGCCTGCAGACGGTGGAGCGGGAATACGAGAAGATCCTGACCAAGGGCCCTTCCCGCGTTAACCCGCTGATGGTGCCGCTGATGATATCCAACATGGCGGCCGGAAACATTTCCATCCAGCTGGGATTCAAGGGGAAATGCACCAATGTGGTGACCGCGTGCGCGTCCGGGACGAACTGCATTGGTGACGCATTCCGCGCCATTCAGTATGGTGATGCGGATATCATGGTGGCAGGCGGAACGGAAAGTTGCATCTGCCCTACCGGAGTGGCCGGATTCACAAGTCTGACCGCATTATCCACCAGTCAGGATCCGAAGCGGGCCTCCATTCCATTTGACAAGGACAGGAACGGCTTCGTATTGGGCGAAGGCGCTGGCGTGGTAATACTGGAAGAATTAGAACACGCAAAGGCCAGATGCGCGAAAATATATGCGGAATTAGCAGGCTACGGGGCAACGGGAGATGCCTACCACATCACCTCCCCTGCGGAAGATGGAAGCGGGGCGGCCAAAGCCATGTCCCTTGCTATAGAAGAAGGCCAAATCCAGCCTTCTCAGGTAGATTACATCAACGCCCACGGAACCAGCACCCATCACAATGACCTGTTCGAGACCAGAGCGATCAAGATCGCCCTTGGAGAAGCAGCCAAGGACGTGGTGGTCAACTCCACCAAATCCATGATCGGGCATTTGCTGGGAGCGGCAGGCGGAGTGGAATTCATCACTTGCGTCAAGACCATCCAGGAGGGATTCATTCACCAGACCGTAGGCAGCGAAGTGGCAGACGAAGAATGCGACCTGAATTACGCCATCGGCGCGCCCGTCTTAAAGGATGTGAACTATGTCCTGACCAATTCCCTGGGATTTGGCGGGCACAACGCAACCCTGCTGGTCAAGAAATATGAAGACTAA